From the genome of Capricornis sumatraensis isolate serow.1 chromosome 17, serow.2, whole genome shotgun sequence, one region includes:
- the LOC138093876 gene encoding protein DGCR6 codes for MERCSGALEEAADGARQQERHYQLLSALQGLVKELPSSFQQRLSYTTLSDLALALLDGTVFEIVQGLLEIQHLTEKSLYNQRLRLQNEHRVLRQALRQKHQEAQQACRPHSLPVLQAAQQRELEAAEQRIREEQRAMDQKIVLELDRKVADQQSTLEKAGVAGFYVTTNPQELTLQMNLLELIRKLQQRGRQAGKAAL; via the exons ATGGAGCGCTGCTCGGGCGCTTTGGAGGAGGCGGCGGACGGGGCCCGGCAGCAGGAGCGGCACTACCAGCTGCTGTCGGCGCTGCAGGGCCTGGTCAAGGAGCTGCCCAG CTCCTTCCAGCAGCGCCTGTCCTACACCACACTCAGCGACCTGGCCCTGGCGCTGCTCGACGGCACCGTGTTCGAGATCGTCCAGGGGCTGCTGGAGATCCAGCACCTCACCGAGAAGAGCCTGTACAACCAGCGCCTGCGGCTGCAGAACGAGCACCGAG TGCTCAGGCAGGCGCTGCGGCAGAAGCACCAGGAAGCCCAGCAGGCCTGCCGGCCCCACAGCCTGCCTGTGCTCCAGGCGGCCCAGCAGCGCGAGCTCGAG GCGGCGGAACAGCGGATCCGTGAGGAGCAGCGGGCGATGGACCAGAAGATCGTGCTGGAGCTGGACCGGAAGGTGGCGGACCAGCAGagcaccctggagaaggcaggtgTGGCTGGCTTCTACGTGACCACCAACCCGCAG GAGCTGACCCTGCAGATGAACCTCCTGGAGCTCATCCGGAAGCTGCAGCAGAGGGGCCGCCAGGCAGGGAAGGCGGCCCTGTGA